From Epinephelus fuscoguttatus linkage group LG17, E.fuscoguttatus.final_Chr_v1:
TGCATAATTTTCCTGTGTGATGTACCTCAGGCAGGGTTCAAACCTGCAGGATGGGTCAGGTCTCTGTGTTGGCGGTTGGTGTCCTTCTCCACTGGACTGTCTCTGGTGCAGATGAACTGgaagaagcagagagaggaagaagatgagaCTGAAACTGTCATGGTGTTCTTTAAGGCGGTTCTCGGGGTTCTTCAGGTAGTTCTAGTGTTCCTTTGTAATCCATGCCTTCATCACATTACATTATGGTAACGCACTTTATTTTGGAGTCAGCCAGTCCTCCCTTGCacgtctccagttgttttaaaatgctgctgctcgtcTCTTAACTGGAGCACGTAAGAGGGAGCACATAATTCCCATTCTGGCTTCCCTCCACTGGCTGCCCGTGCACTTCAGAGttcattttaagattcttttatttgtttttaaatctttaaatggtCTCACCCCGCCTTACCTTTCTGAGCTGCTCCATCCCTACACTCCTGCTCGgtgcctcaggtcagctgatgcTCTTGATAATAAAAGATAAGATGAGATCTATGTGTGGGGTAGCCCCGTGCCCTCAGGGGAATAGACATCCcaggacatttaaaaatacGAGGACATAGTCACATTGCATATTGTTCTGACTAGAAGAAACCTGCCTAGCGAGCCAGTGTTGCCACTTCTACCTAAACCAAACTGCAATCAAACAGTTTCAACCTCAGGAAGTGTCCAGGCAAGAAGCACTTCTGAATCTTTAATATCATGTTATCCACACAAACAGCACCTCAAATGACTCTCGACAATCCACCAACCCTACCAGTGGAACTCCTGTCACTGTGGAACACTGACTCACAGCAGAAAATGTGGAAGCAGTTGGGAAAAAATTCCCTCTGTACATTTCCAACAACAAATTGTGTTGTTGCGTCTGGTCTCATAAAAGCGCTGGAATCCAAAGTCTCTGGGTCATTTTGAGTGTATTCTACTCGTTGTGTCGTGGTCTGTGTGGGTGATTGTGAAGTGGCGCTGCCCCCGTGGGCGGGGGCTCTAGGGCAGAACCAACATGACTGTATAAAGAATATTACAACATGGGCTCAGGGACACTTTTGAAAACTattgtcagtaaacacagttcaCCATATATCAATAATATCCAGAGCATCGCCGACTTCTCCGAGCCcaagctcatctgagatggactgacacaaacactacactacactttCATTTGTGTCTGAAAGGACTTCAATTCGAGGAGATGAACtttgagagacagaaacaaacagagcgCTCATGAAATCCTCAGAGGACCTTGAACTCAtcttcaatttaatttaatgtttttattattttattttgcctttattttattttttataatattttttttgttttcagcacATCATGCAGCCACACTGCAACCTCTGGTCAATTCAGAGGTCCGTCACTCTATATTCTTAAGaatatgcaaaaataattaacatctatcaccaaaatatttgacaatatacctgaaatcagcagaatgatgagattttttttctttttttttttcataattttatcACCAACACTTTGACTCTTGGTAGTGCTTCAGTTTTGTACATGTCACATCATCATGTCAAGTCCTCAGACAGTGTGTGACCAGTCATGACTTCCTGGTGAAGCAGTGAGTCAGTCACCATCTGAGAACACTAAAGTCAAAGGTTCAGGTTAACACGGTGAACAACAGCAGAAACCAGCAGATTGATGTGTCGATGTTTCGTgacttccctctctctctgcctttgtcTTCTGACGCTAGTTTGACTTCCTGGTCTTGGAGCTGGTGGGCGGAGTTTGTCAGTAAACTACCTGCACCTGTGTCAATCTCCTGTTTATGTCCAGCTGCTGTGAAGTGTTGACGGGCTTTATCCTCTGCTGCTTCATTCATTTAAAACTAAACTCAGCATTGTTCCAGATCtttggtaaaataaaaattcagtaGGGCAGCACGGGGAACTTTTTAATGTGGGTAAACTGGAACACAGACTTTTTAAGTGGTTACACAGCATTAACCCTTTCATGACCACAATACCACCGAACAGTGACCTGCGAACATCCTCAGAGAGTTGACGTGTTTCAGCAGGAGTCAGTACCAAAGAATGTTTTTGGATCTTGGATAGAATCTTTTTTTTGGCCTTAAaccaactttttaaatttttattttattttattttatttttttgccttgaacttttttttgacattaagcgtttttggtttttgttgtCTTGAAGTTTTTATTTGGCCTTGaaccttcttttcttttcttttttttcggggccttaaactttttaaaaaatgtatttctatatttattcattaatttatttttttttacttttttaatctttttttgttgctttaaatcttttttatcttcttttttgtgttaaacattttttcttttttctattggcctttctttaaaaaaaaaaaatgaaaaaattggGGGCTCTAACCCTTTTcaaaaattgtatttatttatctatttattggCCTTAAACCTTTTTTCAAAGGTCGTGTATGTGTTAGTCTGTTGGttcatgtaatttttttttagatgaaaattaaatcaaatatgaaaaaaaaaaatcaggtttaTGAATATCTAGAATGTAACTTCACCAAGTCATGGTAGTATACCTTCCGATGCAGCAGGTGGCAGCATCTACCTTTAAAGCTGGCCTGTAGTCCGCCAGTaaaactgaagaagaagaagaagaagaagaagaagaagaagaagaagacggtAGTTCCGTTCGTAAACGAGCTTCCTTGTTAGAGATAAAGTGTGTTTGAGCTCCATCAGATCCTCTGAGTGTGAGTCTGAATTATCTCCCGGTGGACTACACAGCTACCGGAGTACGCATCGCATGCTAGCCGTTAGCGGAAGTTAGCATCACAGACCGGCTGTGTGAAGATGTGTAAAGTCCAAATGCTGAGAGCGTTGGTGAAGCAGCGACTAACTGCGGCTGCTGAAGAGATATTTGGGCTGTTTGAAAGAACGATAGCAGAGTACGAGGAGCAACTTTGTCGCTCAAAAGAGGAGAACGAGCGACAACGGAAACTACTGGACGCTGTTTTCAACCCTCAGCTCAggttacacagagcaggttagtgtcttcttcttctgtggttataaacacagagcaggttagtgtcttcttcttctgtggttataaacacacagcaggttagtgtcttcttcttctgtggttataaacacagagcaggttagtgtcttcttctgtggttataaacacacagcaggttagtgtcttcttcttctgtggttataaacacacagcaggttagtgtcttcttcttctgtggttataaacacacagagcaggttagtgtcttcttctgtggttataaacacagagcaggttagtgtcttcttcttctgtggttataaacacacagcaggttagtgtcttcttctgtggttataaacacacagcaggttagtgtcttcttcttctgtggttataaacacacagcaggttagtgtcttcttctgtggttataaacacacagcaggttagtgtcttcttctgtggttataaacacacagcaggttagtgtcttcttcttctgtggttataaacacacagcaggttcgtgtcttctgtggttataaacacagagcaggtttgtgtcttcttcttctgtggttataaacacagagcaggttagtgtcttcttctgtggttataaacacacagcaggttagtgtcttcttctgtggttataaacacacagcaggttagtgtcttcttctgtggttataaacacagagctgaagggtattccaggtaggaggttcaacaaactctgagtatccggtttcagaacagctgattccaattagttcagtcaactctgagtaggtACACCTTGAGTTAAGCACGTGCAcaaccacaataaaaagccatcatcagtggagCCCTGATACctcgagtcaccatggcaaccagagagaaaaggcaatcaacttattttacacctgtgGACTTGGAGGTGCTCATGAATGCCTACAGCGAATATGAGCATATATTTCATAAACAAAGTAACAGCACTAAAGCTGccaaggagagagaggcagcatgGGAAATTTAGCAAGCAGAATCTCATCAAAGGgatgttggtggcttagtggagaGAGCAGACGTCCCAtattgccacagcggcccgggtttgactccggcctgtggcaccttgctgcatgtcactccctctttcatgcttaactgtcctgtcagtTTAAGGCAAAATGAccccccaaaaatattcagaaaGAATGCTTGCTGATTTCAGCAGCTGCTTTAAGCACATATAGATGGTTGATGActtatttgaaatttgaatccTTCAAAAACTATCATACCCAAGAcacaggttaggttcacagagtcagttgccatggtgattgactcagagtttgactcACCTCTCTGTCgggaactgaaaacccagagtttccctcatctcagggttaacacactgaacccgctttctggaatacccctctggttagtgtcttcttcttctgtggtggttAAACAGCAGTCAGCCAGTATTGTCTGTGTCATATTCACACAGCAGTCCACAGGGAACATGGCTGTGATACAGTGGACACCACAGTTCTGTCCTGTGAACTACAGCTCACAATATAACAGTATCACCTCTGGGCTCCAGAggaaatgtctgttttttttgcaGGGGGGGGTTTcagttattattgtttttatcttaattAAGTGATGCAGACACAAAGCAAGTGAAGGACATGACAGGGGCACTGTGGGACACAAGACAGGTGTCAAATAACAATTAACACAAAAGACAAAcgcagaaaaataaaacaaaaataaaactaaacaaataacaaaaaactaaataaataaatcagtaaattgagaaatttaatgtaaatgtaacaAGAAAAATAGATAAACTTATAAAtctataaattaataaataaaaacaataaaaactttaaTTGGTAATTTAACAaggaaaaattaataaataaatagacaaaAAGATTTTAACaagaaaataagtaaataaaaataaaacttttaacaaGCAtaataaacaagtaaataaataagaattaacgaaaataaataaatgatacaaATTTtgacaagaaaaaatgactaaaaaaataaatcaataaatgaatgattaaaaaaataagtattcgacagtaaaataaacaaataagtaaataaaaataaaacactttaacaagcaaaataaatacataaacaaattaattgataaatgaaataaaataaacaagaaaaaactaataaattaattataaattaattaattaataaaattaataaaaaaataattaagtataaaatagaaataaaattcaACGAATAAATAAATACGGTGAATATAAgtaaaaaagatgaataaataaatgaaaaaataaatttaacaaaaataaattaataataatagatttatttttttttacaaaaataagcaaataaattaattataataataataataatctctCTCTTATATTTTTTGGTCTGTTTGTATCTCATGCATGTTATtaataacaatatactataacttttggggagtttttcctgatcagctgtgaggtcctaaggacagagggatgtcgtatgctgtaaagccctgtgaggcaaattgtgaagaaaacacacacacacagacacaactaTTCACACATTCAAGGTGCTTCccatcacacagctgctgtttgctgttcTTTACATCAGTGGTTCTCAGCCTTCTTCAGTGATATACCCCCTGTGAAATACTTTTTCAGCCAAGTCCCCTCTAACCAGCACAAAGCATTTTTGGTTGAAAAAAAGATGTAATACACAGCGCTGTGCCACCGGTGTCTGATCTATGAAACTTTATAACTAGACACTTTCAAATTTCAAACATTTGAAACTCAATGTGCATAACATTGCTCATGTGTAGTGGTCTCTCTTGAACTATCTGAACTatttaagatataaaaataactaaagagttttttttaaggatttctGAACAGATGCTaattttgaatatttaaaaaaaaatctccaggCACCCCCTGGAGTGCCTTCACACACCCCCATTTAAGAATCACTGCTTTAGATAACCATTTCTGGGGACATTTGCTTCTCCCCACGTACCAAagtatatgtatacatatgtcATGAATATTTCGTGATTAAAATCGAAGCACACATCATTGGAAATGAAATCGTCTTACGATAAAGgtcacattttagttttaatgtAAAAAGCAAATTCCCTACAAAAGCAGAAAGTAAGTAAAGTTACATCTCTTGCAAACaaaatagatttaaataaaAACCATGTCAAAAgtaaagaataataaaatacaaactcAGGTACGGTAATGTAAGGTAAGGTGAGGTAAGGTAAGGCAAAGTAAGGTaaagtaaggtaaggtaaggcaaggtaaggtaaggtaaggcaAGGTAAGgcaaggtaaggtaaggtaaagtaaggtaaggtaaggtaaggtaaggcaAAGTAAGGTaaagtaaggtaaggtaaggcaaggtaaggtaaggtaaagtaaggtaaggtaaggtaaggtaaggcaAAGTAAGGTAAGGCAAGGCaaagtaaggtaaggtaaggtaaagtaaggtaaggtaaggcaAGGCAAAGTAAGGTAAGGTGAGGTAAGGTAAGGCAAGATAAGGTACTGTAATGTTAGGTAAGGTAAGACAAAGTAAGGTACCGTAagacaaggcaaggcaaggtaAGGAACAGTACAGTTAGGTAAGATAAGGTACAGAAAGGTCAGCTCAGGTAAGGTAAGGCAAGAGAACAAAAGCGTACGGTTAAGATTAGGCAACAAATGTAGGGGcttgggtttaggaaaacagaacagggtttggctttagaatcttacaggaagtgaacaccggcctcctgggtgaaagttgatgGTTGTTGGGGCCAAAGAAGtagacgtagtagcagaacggatccaaagacctctcggtacaaatatgtgggcaaacaagtccaaaagtggtccgaacaactctaactcatcatgttatattagctgttttattagcctgtgtctgtattaacatagctggaagctcaacatgtgcagagacattaactcacgctgttagtagtgttaactgcagcgcgagtcccgtagcagcccgccaccctgttaatcaattacagcggcttcactggcaacgggagcggcacgacaacccccgtctgccgcgggacaactctctattttacgcggctcttctatttttgtcacgCTATGCTCCCCTATGCGActctccagcagataaaaactatatgaaatagtgtgctaaacgagcacagtgtgtttttaaatgaataaaccattatcagaggtgatatgtgatgattttttccatgcatttacccatgtttatccgtgacattgtgtaaatgtccgtggcggacatttgaaagcgagtagatgacaaacagtacagtaaacttgtagataactcaaatatatgtaataacttaggtgaaaaatgctttaacagttcatgcagcctacatgcagcctctcggctcggcaaacggtaaacaaccccgctagcgtctctacgtgtcgcttccgtacgcagtcagtggagcccaaatgaatacgccacgacgctacgctgacgtgacgtaggtttgcagccggtggagcccggccgtgtggttctgctcgttagtaattaactctgacgttggatgttcacttcttcacacagatgagtattgaaaaatatttttaatacaccccccccctcccaggaccacaccaccacgaatagattcctgtcctgtgggaaacactgataacGTACATTGTTCCAtggcatttccccctgacaccaccggGCAGTGTTAAACGATAACGACATCCAGCAGTGTATAATGCGATTATGAAAGGATGGGTTTTTTCGTTTGCATCTGACGcctgaagtcactgaccaagcgcccaTGTTCGGCGACTTCAGAGCAATACCGGCTTGTAGAGAGAGACTAAGAAAGCTGAAGTTTGTTGTTGAATGTTAAATGTCAGAATGTCGAAATATACACTAACAACTGTCTGTCTGCATTTCAGCTTTATCTTCAGACGTCCAGAAAGTGATCGTCGGcgaagaggagcagcaggagtggagctccagtgtggaccaggaggacccagagcccccacacattaaagaggaagaggaggaactgtggagcagtcaggagggagagcagcttcaagggctggTGGAGGCTGATATCACCAAGTTCACAttcactcctgtccctgtgaagagtgaagatgatgaagagaaacctcagtcctcacagcttcatcagTCACAAGCTGAGGGACACCACTGTGGAGGACCAGGACCAGTGCCTGGACGAGGAATACAACCAGTGCCCAGAGACTCGCATCCAGATCCAGATTTAGAACCAGATACTGAGGACAAGAAGCCTGACAATTCTTTAGTGGCCAATATTGAAGTACTACCAGCGCCCCAAGACTCTGATCCAGATCCAGATTTACAACCAGTCAGTGAAGACGAGTCTCTGGACTGTTGTGAGACTGAAGTCAGTGATGGTGACTGGGACGAGACCAGAGAACCTCAGTCAGGTTTAAATTCTCCCACAAATGATGAAGTCTCTGTTAgtgagaaaccatttagctgctcacAATGTGGAAAAAGATTCGGCTTCAAGTCCCATCTGAAGATACACATGGTAACTCACACGGGAGAGAAATCGTTCAGCTGCGCTGAGTGTGGGAAAGGCTTTGGTCTCAAGGCATCTCTGAAGAGACACATGCGCTCTCACAGACAAGAGAAACCGTACAGCTGCTCCATTTGTCAGAAGTCTTTCACAGAGGGCGACAGCTTGCGGATGCACATGAGAATCCACACGGGAGAGAAACCGTTCAGCTGCCCGGAGTGTGGTAGAAGATTCGGCAAAAGCGGAAACCTGAAGAGACATGTGATGACTCATACCGGAGAGAAACCGTTCAGTTGCCCTGTTTGTCAGAAATGTTTCACGCAGAGAGGAGTGCTGCGGTTACACATGAGAGTccacactggagagaaaccattcagcTGCTCGGTTTGTGGTAAAAGTTTCCCTGAGCGTGGAAACCTGAGGCGACACTCGAAAATCCACACGGGAGAGAAACCTTTTGCCTGCTCCGTGTGCGGCAAAGGTTTTATCACGAGTCGAAATCTAAAGAGACACTTGAAAACTCACGCTGAAGACAAAAATTTTAGCTGCCCTGTTTGTGAGAAATCTTTTTCCCAGAGGGGAGTCTTACAGCTACACATAGGAATCCACGCAGGAGAGAACCCGTTCAGCTGCTCGCTGTGTGGCAAAGGTTTTACCGAAGGTCGAAATCTGAAGAGACACTTAAAAACTCATTctggagagaaaccattcagcTGCACCGTGTGTGGTAAAGGCTTCATCGAAGGTCGCAATCTGAAGAGACATATGAGgactcacacaggagagaagccgtTCAGCTGCTCGGCATGCGGCAAAGGCTTCATCGACAGCCGGCAGATGAAGATACACATGAAGATTCATACCGGAGAGAAACCGTACAGCTGCACGGTTTGCGGTAAAAAGTTTGTCTTTCACATAAACCACATGAGACACATGAGA
This genomic window contains:
- the LOC125904864 gene encoding oocyte zinc finger protein XlCOF6-like, whose protein sequence is MCKVQMLRALVKQRLTAAAEEIFGLFERTIAEYEEQLCRSKEENERQRKLLDAVFNPQLRLHRAALSSDVQKVIVGEEEQQEWSSSVDQEDPEPPHIKEEEEELWSSQEGEQLQGLVEADITKFTFTPVPVKSEDDEEKPQSSQLHQSQAEGHHCGGPGPVPGRGIQPVPRDSHPDPDLEPDTEDKKPDNSLVANIEVLPAPQDSDPDPDLQPVSEDESLDCCETEVSDGDWDETREPQSGLNSPTNDEVSVSEKPFSCSQCGKRFGFKSHLKIHMVTHTGEKSFSCAECGKGFGLKASLKRHMRSHRQEKPYSCSICQKSFTEGDSLRMHMRIHTGEKPFSCPECGRRFGKSGNLKRHVMTHTGEKPFSCPVCQKCFTQRGVLRLHMRVHTGEKPFSCSVCGKSFPERGNLRRHSKIHTGEKPFACSVCGKGFITSRNLKRHLKTHAEDKNFSCPVCEKSFSQRGVLQLHIGIHAGENPFSCSLCGKGFTEGRNLKRHLKTHSGEKPFSCTVCGKGFIEGRNLKRHMRTHTGEKPFSCSACGKGFIDSRQMKIHMKIHTGEKPYSCTVCGKKFVFHINHMRHMRIHTGEKRFSCSVCDQRFTWVYQLRNHQCVGRQLSQLCQPDESRGAEVPAGSSMQQRQQMETKADGEDWGEPQPARNSDPDPHFKPDTVDKTGDSSEPETEVGRETVFLPIL